A segment of the Fusarium musae strain F31 chromosome 2, whole genome shotgun sequence genome:
CGCACCATGAGAGCCATTGGGAGGGGTTGATTTCACCGCATAGTCAAATATACTGTTTGTAGGCTTTTGGCTCACTCCGTATTATCCCCTTGTTTTTTCGTACGCGAGGTAACGGTAATATTGGAATGTGTTATGGTTGCTTCTCTTTCAGGCGAAGGAATTTCGACTACCCTATGCGAGAGTTATGAAGGCTGTGTTTAAGCTCTGATTGGCCAGTAGATAAATTCTTTTCCATTGTCCTCGGCTTCATTCGTCAGACTGGATCGATCACTTCCTTGGACGAAGTATATTATGCTTTTGTTATAGTAACAAATCGCTCTGAGCTCTATATAATGACTGATTGTTGATGACCATGTAAGTGAGTGGTGGTAGAAGTCGTCTCTAACCTAGTGGGGTCCATAGCTTGAGTGGAGTGTAAGCATTAGTGCAGTGGGGGTCACGAATCTCTAAAGAGCTTAACCTAAACGTGTCTAATGAAGGACAAAGCCGAAGACGGAACCTGTAGCAAGGTCGAGTCATACCATACAGTGAATATTATAGAGGGAGCACCCCTGTATGAGCTGTTATTTCGGAGGCAACTTCGGTCTTGTTCTCAAACACTGACTCTAGAGTCCATAGTATGATGCTACAGCATGAGccatatataaataatatttctcGTCTTAATTTACAGTCCTTGGTTCTTGAAACtttatacatacatacatctGTGCCTCTTTTCTGCTAAGCGTTGTTCTTGGCCACACTTAATCAACTTGAAATTCAAGCTCCGTTCCCGGACAAACTGATTTCATATCCAGTCTTTGATATTGGACATTGGCATTCGGAACCTCCAACCGTCCATCACTGTATCAACACTAAATTTACCTTCATCTTTGTATTTGTCTAGGCAATTACAATTTGGTACTGGTTTCAGTATTCGATATTACGCCAGTTGGACACAATTCCTGTCGATCTCTTGTCCATCTACACTTGATACCTCTTTAGGTACGCTTCAATTCGATTCAGCCTCTCGACTGCACTGTCGCATTCTACAAGTCATATCATATTATATCACAATTCTCGTATCCCTTCACCTCGAGGGTACTGATTCAGGAATTCCGGAGGTGATTCGGCGCTTGTCCGTGGGTACAGTACCTCAATAAAAGATCGGTTGGTACCTTATTAGTGCCTCAATCGAGCTCAATTTTTTTTCCCCTCGTTGTTACTTAGCCGGAAAAAAAGGAACTCCACCACCATTAACTCTAGACTCTCTGAATCAGCCTCAGCATTGGGGAAACAAGTAAAAAAACAGGGGATCCACGTTTCAGAGACTTGATTGAATCTTTGACATCTGATTTTGAACAtcaaagaaaaagcaaacatGGGAAGTCTCTCGCATTGCAATTCGCCGTCTCTCGGCTGGGTCGTTCAAAAATTCGGCGGCACAAGCGTTGGCAAGTTTCCGGACAAGGTTTGTTGTCCCCCGTTGAGCTTCGGAGAGGCATTATTCTGTGGTTTTTTATACACATTGCTAACCAAGATGTTCAGATTGCGACAGATATTGTCAGGTATGATATTTCCCTAAAGATGTCTGGACatggaaaagagagaaagagagaaagagagaaatggCTGAAAAATGTCTTGTATGACTGTAACTGACCCCGCCAATAGAGCCAGCTTGTCTCAAAACAGAGTCATCGTCGTTTGCTCTGCCAGAAGCACGGGCAAGAAAGCTGAGGGAACCACCAGTCGGTACGTCTATTTTCTGGTGTTCTTATATACAGAGACTCTCTGTAACGTCAATTGGCATGATCTGAGTACTAATGGCGCAATAGACTACTCGCCGTCTATGGTAAGCTCAGAGGTGTCGGCGCCGCCATGTGCGTCGATGAGGAGCAGCAGAATGAATTGGTTGAGCAAGCTCGTGGATTGATGCTTGATATCTGCAACGATCATGTCTTTGCTGCCGAGGCTTACATCCAAGATCCTTCTATACGCGGAAAGCTCATTCAGACAATCAAGGATGAGTGTCAAGAGCTGGTCGAGTATATCGTCGCTGCAAAGCGGTTTAACCTGGAGATCAACTCAAGAGCAAAGGATCGTGTCATCAGCTTCGGTGAGAAATTGAGCTGTCGTTTTATGGCGGCTCTTTTGCAAGATAAGGTGAGTAATAAGCCGTTGACTTATATATATGAGTTCCACACTAACATTAACTAGGGCGTCGAGTCTGAATATGTCGATCTTTGCGATTCATTCCATTATGATGCTACCGAGAGACTCGACGACAAGTTCTACCGCACTGCCTCAGAGGCTTTCACCCGCAAGATCGCCGCCTGTGAGAGCCGCGTCCCTGTCGTTACTGGTTTCTTTGGCAACGTACCTGGCAGTCTCATCGACGGTGACATTGGTCGTGGCTACACTGATCTATGTGCGGCCCTCTGCGCCGTGGGcgtcaaggctgaggaacttCAGGTTTGGAAGGAGGTTGATGGTATCTTTTCAGCCGATCCCTCCAAGGTGCCCACCGCACGCCTGCTCTCATCTATCACACCCTCCGAAGCAGCTGAGTTGACATTTTATGGCTCAGAGGTTATCCACCATCTCACTATGGACCAAGTCATCCGTGCTGAACCGCCTATCCCCATTCGCATCAAGAACGTCAAGAATCCTCGCGGCAATGGCACTATTGTTGTTCCTGACCGCATCCTCTCGGCCAGCCATCAACTCACACGGGACTCTCCCAAGCCTCAGGCAGAACACAAGAAGCCGAAGCGACCTACAGCCGTCACTATCAAGGACCACATCAGTGTTATCAATGTGCATTCGAACAAGAGATCGATTTCGCACGGGTTCTTCGCGCGCGTCTTTTCTATCCTGGACACTTACTCCATCTCGGTCGATCTCATCTCTACTTCTGAGGTTCACGTCTCTATGGCTATCCACTCGAGCAGTCAGCAGGTCGAGGCTTTTGGTAAAGCCACTAAGGAGCTTGCTGAGTGCGGTGATGTGAGCGTGCTCAACGACATGGCCATCCTGAGCTTGGTCGGTGCtgagatgaagaacatgGTCGGAATTGCAGGTCGTATGTTTTCTACTCTGGGAGAACACAATGTCAACCTCGAGATGATCTCACAAGGTATGTATGATCCTCATCTCGAATAAGGAGTATACTAACTAAGTCGAACAGGTGCCAGTGAGATCAACATATCTTGTGTGATAAGCGCACGAGATGCTACTCGGGCTATGAATGTGTTACATACACATCTCTTCACATTCCTTGAGTGAACGACATGTAGGAGCATGATATAGATGGCATTCGCATGTAATGGGAGTTGGTAGGGATATCCTTACGGACTTGAATTCTTGTATAGTCAATTTGCCCTGCAATGTGTTTGACTGTATAGTTCAAAGGTGTTTTTGGAGTTTTGCTGGTAAAAAGTTGGGCTAGAGTTGGCATGACGATGGAAAGCATTGAAAGGACGGCAGATTTATATCAACTATTGTTTAAGAAGGGAATTTCAACGACAACTCTCCTGGATAGACTATTAGGGGCCAAGTAAAGAAAGAGGCTCTAGGTAAGTTTACTTACACAGTATGAACCATTTGGCAGTAATTATTTGGGCTCAAGACAGCCCGTGAAATAAATGGCCATAACTTTAAGAAATGTCCTGAACCCTTGAGGTACAGGGTAAGCTCAAATGCCACCTCCAACTGCATCGCTGATGCGGGGCACATGTGGGTGGACTGCGACTTCCCCCCTGTCAGAGCTAACCAGCAGCTTCCATTCTCAAGATGTAACATGACCCAGCCCAATTCTTCTTCCTATTCTTACAACTAACTCATTGTGAGTTATCAACATCACGAAAATCACCGAGAGACGAAAACTACGACCGAGTTAACAATCCCGAAGCTCGAAGAATCTTCCAATGCCGGTGTCGCTCTATATTGAGAGTCTCGCTGCCACATGCTAGACCAGATAATCTAAATGAACGGATTGAAGGACAGCCCATGGCATCGCAGAGGATACAATCGTTGAACAGCGACTACGAGGAGTTAATCCACCTAGAGGGTACCTCCAAGAACGAAACAATATAGACGACCGAAATCGCGATAGATATCTCTCTCCAATCATGTATAGGTCCAAGACGGGTGCAGCCAACCGTGGCAGCATCCTCAGCACCCTGAAGGCGACCGAGATGCTCGACACGAAAGCCAGTCTTCCAGCGGGTATGCAAGATACCATGTTCGCGATACCGAGCGCCTGCGACTAACATGACATTCAGAGATACTGGTGACGATCCTCGATTATTTACCAGTCGCCGATCAGCTGCGCTTTGCCCGCGTATCACACCGCATGCGAGATATGGTTTACGATGACACTAGATGGGTCTCAAGATTAAAGAGCATGGATTGTTGGGACGAAGTCGAGGCTCGTCGTCGATTCGAGGAGGCAGTgcgacgaagacgagaaaGTGCAAATGCAGCGGCAAAACAAGCCAAAGGACTTACAAGCCCCACGCAATCTACAGGAACAACACTATTCGATGCCTCATTagaggaggccaagaatcGCGCCGTGGCAGATATTCATGATGGTTTCGAGACGATGGCGGTGGGGGCTTCAACAAACCCGGCTGAAGACCCGGCAGCATATCTGGATGTCTTCAAAAAAGCAAGGAGCATCCGGGGTGGCGCGAGGCACGAGTACGGCAAGATATACGGCGCTTTGGCTCCCTTCTACTTTGATCTGGTGAAGGCAAGGTCTCATGCGGACCCTATCGTCTTCCAAGCGTTTCGCGACCCAGAGAAACAAGCGCAAATGCTCGCAAATCTTAAGAGATTCGCCCATAGCGATTGGTCAACTGGATGCCAGGAGCGAGAGGAGAAGCTCTCATCAATGATGGGGATCTTCGAGAGTGCTGTTCTACGGGAGTTTGAGCAAGGATACGAATTCTGGGATGTTGACGGACGAATGCATCGCTACGCACATGTACTGCACACACTTGATGGCGCCACTGGAGGGATAGATCTCTTTGTGCATAAGCACCCCATTTTCAACGATGATGAGTTATTGGTGGTGAACGCGATGGACTGTCTCAACCAAGCGACGCAGGATGAAAGCATCATACTCGAACCTTCACGGCTTTTCTTCGAAAAGCTGCTGGCCAAAGTTAACGAGCAGGCCTCAGTGATGCAACGCATATTTCCTAATCCCGAACGTGTGTTCTGGATATTTGTGGAAAAGGTCAGGGAGGATATCATCATGGAGTATTCAACACCGCTGTTCGACGAGGCACATGAACGTAGCATGGAAGCTTATTTGAAAGCCGTGTCTGGCGTCTTTGAGCAGACAATGCTTTTCTTTCAATCTCTTACACCCCCTGAGGGGTCTAAGCGAGATGTCAAAGAGATGGCAAAGGAGCTTTCACTGCGCGTTTTCGAGCCGCATCTCGACTTATACCTCCAGGCTGAGCTAGACTTCTTCACAAATCACGCTGATACAGAAGTGGCAAGgtgggagaagaagctctctgAGCAGGACTCATCCCTAGAGTCGTTCTATATGTCAAACATCAATCGCTCAGCCGACAAGAAGGACTTTTTGAGCTCTTTCAAGAAGGTCGTTATGATGCCTGTTACTGTGCTACCGAGCTTTCCAATGGGATCTCCTTTCGCAACTAGCAAACCCGCATCATCGAGACCTACATCAACAGTACCAAAGGAGCTGAATGGCTCTGGGACACTTACACCGCAGCCCTCACGACCGGAGACACCCAGTCTGGCACTTGATGGCCAGAGGACGCCATTGCCTGCCCAGGCACCAACAGATGAACTGGCAGCCAAGGCAGCAATTATGGCGTCGAAGCTTGAAGGTATCAAGTCGCTTTTCAGCATTGAGGTGGCACTCAACCTGGTGCACGCTGCCAAAACCAGCCTGGGACGTGCTTCAGTCTTCATTAGCCTGGGTGGACAAGCTGGTGGAGAAGCTCGAGAGCAGTGTGCGACCATATTCATAGTGTTGTTGCGTATCTTGGGACAGAAGCATATCAAGACGGGCTTTGATATGGCTGTCGACCATCTGTCGCACTATAACCCGCGAGAGGTTAATGATCATAACAAAGCGGGCGTGGCACCACTTGTCACTTTCATCGAACTTGTTAACGTCGGTGACCTTATCTCACAGATGATTGACGTTTTCTATGAGCAGCAACTTGCCACCCCGAAAATTGCTGACCGCAACGATTTCTTGGATCCAGCAGGtctggccaagaagaagtttgagcAAATGCTCGACGAGAGTGTTGCTGCCGGCCTAAACAAGGGTATCGATGTCCTGATGGACGAGGTTGAGTATCTTCAGGGCACAACTCAACCACCCACAGACTACAACCCAGTTGA
Coding sequences within it:
- a CDS encoding hypothetical protein (EggNog:ENOG41), whose protein sequence is MSCMTVTDPANRASLSQNRVIVVCSARSTGKKAEGTTSRLLAVYGKLRGVGAAMCVDEEQQNELVEQARGLMLDICNDHVFAAEAYIQDPSIRGKLIQTIKDECQELVEYIVAAKRFNLEINSRAKDRVISFGEKLSCRFMAALLQDKGVESEYVDLCDSFHYDATERLDDKFYRTASEAFTRKIAACESRVPVVTGFFGNVPGSLIDGDIGRGYTDLCAALCAVGVKAEELQVWKEVDGIFSADPSKVPTARLLSSITPSEAAELTFYGSEVIHHLTMDQVIRAEPPIPIRIKNVKNPRGNGTIVVPDRILSASHQLTRDSPKPQAEHKKPKRPTAVTIKDHISVINVHSNKRSISHGFFARVFSILDTYSISVDLISTSEVHVSMAIHSSSQQVEAFGKATKELAECGDVSVLNDMAILSLVGAEMKNMVGIAGRMFSTLGEHNVNLEMISQGMYDPHLE
- a CDS encoding hypothetical protein (BUSCO:EOG09260NXJ) — its product is MYRSKTGAANRGSILSTLKATEMLDTKASLPAEILVTILDYLPVADQLRFARVSHRMRDMVYDDTRWVSRLKSMDCWDEVEARRRFEEAVRRRRESANAAAKQAKGLTSPTQSTGTTLFDASLEEAKNRAVADIHDGFETMAVGASTNPAEDPAAYLDVFKKARSIRGGARHEYGKIYGALAPFYFDLVKARSHADPIVFQAFRDPEKQAQMLANLKRFAHSDWSTGCQEREEKLSSMMGIFESAVLREFEQGYEFWDVDGRMHRYAHVLHTLDGATGGIDLFVHKHPIFNDDELLVVNAMDCLNQATQDESIILEPSRLFFEKLLAKVNEQASVMQRIFPNPERVFWIFVEKVREDIIMEYSTPLFDEAHERSMEAYLKAVSGVFEQTMLFFQSLTPPEGSKRDVKEMAKELSLRVFEPHLDLYLQAELDFFTNHADTEVARWEKKLSEQDSSLESFYMSNINRSADKKDFLSSFKKVVMMPVTVLPSFPMGSPFATSKPASSRPTSTVPKELNGSGTLTPQPSRPETPSLALDGQRTPLPAQAPTDELAAKAAIMASKLEGIKSLFSIEVALNLVHAAKTSLGRASVFISLGGQAGGEAREQCATIFIVLLRILGQKHIKTGFDMAVDHLSHYNPREVNDHNKAGVAPLVTFIELVNVGDLISQMIDVFYEQQLATPKIADRNDFLDPAGLAKKKFEQMLDESVAAGLNKGIDVLMDEVEYLQGTTQPPTDYNPVDSSAATSSSAFGGSSSTAEKPAVPAAEPDIGPTATAKRIVELVSSHTKMLVGTTDKSMLDVFNGEVGLRLFTAICKHLKRQRISTEGAITLIADMNIYYEYIRTLRNPDLLAYFAALRELSQIFLIDPRHAREMATVIADGDRFGGIFRAEEVYEYAQRRADWYQVRKSVERAMYGLECVLM